A window of the candidate division KSB1 bacterium genome harbors these coding sequences:
- a CDS encoding protein phosphatase 2C domain-containing protein, producing the protein MNSSNMIFKLELGKHTAPATEGGQNEDHYGFYFPQQPEVLLLRGQMFLVADGNGKAGLGAFASKLVVQTIIQEYFEEPWIGTVEEMLTKSLLKANRVLIDANRENQTGDRLTCSVTCGVVHQEHLYLAHIGTCQAYFTSNQLFEILTQSHSFNVYKPVQEVSALGEQKGSVLVRALGIDENPQIDLIKRRLQINDQVLICSDGVVKAIEEREVQGIMSSNPIQSATELLVDRARRGTPPDDATALIVKIKSIRRVDADDGTGSRSYETTEPAERQIVIKGVRYRSTWQEEQLPPITEEIADDFSQDRDMRRPVMKRKTSRLTAKPDFSWRQIFNILTIVAFVVFAVYLAIRYLPNLLQRDEGETTTTITQEDVTLKPIKEPPKSKESEISTITSPDAGEQFDVSEGDVEKATTQAVGSIRVVLIDGTFKPNINWRTLLDGMKLISSQDRISQVKSTIRLTKSKILWLRNGDPDREQLAKQRATQYQQICIQSLGITPEVSPLDLTLVLGANFKSPKLLGGTATETASAGLDFYLEILNGTPTPGLARRVSDLLDNRIIAGKRLVVVDYRNADKKNYPSSFIKCAVEQNGLAEELKSLLRQPITINNSGLYDIKLVFGADVQ; encoded by the coding sequence TTGAACTCGAGCAATATGATCTTCAAGCTGGAGCTGGGGAAGCATACAGCGCCAGCTACAGAAGGGGGGCAGAATGAGGATCACTATGGTTTCTATTTCCCACAACAGCCGGAAGTGCTATTGCTCCGGGGTCAGATGTTTTTAGTGGCGGACGGCAATGGGAAAGCTGGATTGGGAGCTTTCGCCAGTAAGCTCGTTGTTCAGACCATCATCCAGGAATATTTTGAAGAGCCCTGGATTGGAACGGTCGAGGAGATGCTGACCAAATCGTTACTGAAAGCCAATCGGGTATTGATTGACGCCAACAGAGAAAATCAGACAGGTGATCGTTTGACCTGTTCGGTTACTTGCGGTGTAGTTCATCAGGAGCATTTGTATTTGGCTCATATTGGCACCTGTCAGGCCTATTTCACCAGCAATCAGTTATTCGAGATCCTCACCCAAAGTCACTCATTTAACGTGTATAAACCAGTTCAAGAGGTCTCTGCTTTAGGAGAGCAAAAGGGGAGCGTACTCGTTCGAGCATTAGGCATCGATGAAAATCCGCAAATTGATCTGATCAAACGGCGGCTTCAAATCAATGACCAAGTGCTGATTTGCAGTGACGGAGTGGTCAAAGCGATCGAGGAGCGCGAGGTGCAGGGAATTATGTCCTCCAACCCAATTCAATCTGCTACAGAACTATTGGTGGATCGAGCGCGTCGTGGCACCCCCCCTGATGACGCCACAGCGCTAATTGTAAAAATAAAAAGCATTCGCCGAGTCGATGCGGATGACGGTACTGGATCGCGAAGCTATGAAACGACAGAGCCCGCAGAACGCCAGATCGTCATTAAGGGCGTTCGTTACCGATCTACTTGGCAGGAGGAGCAATTGCCTCCAATTACAGAAGAAATTGCAGATGATTTTTCACAGGATCGAGATATGAGACGACCAGTCATGAAACGGAAGACCTCAAGGTTGACAGCAAAACCAGATTTTTCCTGGCGACAAATATTCAATATCCTCACCATTGTCGCCTTTGTTGTATTCGCAGTGTATTTGGCGATTAGATATCTGCCAAATTTGCTCCAACGAGATGAAGGTGAAACCACGACAACGATTACCCAAGAGGACGTCACGTTAAAACCCATAAAAGAACCGCCGAAAAGCAAGGAGAGTGAGATCAGCACCATTACAAGTCCTGATGCTGGTGAACAATTTGATGTTTCAGAGGGCGATGTGGAAAAAGCAACCACGCAAGCCGTTGGGAGCATCCGAGTTGTTCTGATTGACGGGACTTTCAAACCTAATATCAATTGGCGAACATTGCTTGACGGGATGAAGCTGATTTCGAGCCAGGATCGGATCAGTCAAGTGAAATCAACGATCCGTTTGACAAAATCTAAAATTCTGTGGCTGAGAAATGGTGACCCTGATCGAGAACAGCTCGCCAAGCAGCGTGCAACACAATATCAACAAATTTGCATTCAATCTCTTGGTATCACTCCTGAAGTGTCTCCCCTGGACTTGACTTTGGTGCTCGGTGCGAATTTCAAATCTCCCAAATTGCTCGGAGGAACGGCGACGGAGACTGCCAGCGCCGGGCTCGATTTTTATCTCGAAATATTGAACGGCACTCCTACTCCCGGTCTGGCACGCAGAGTAAGCGATTTGCTAGATAATCGGATAATAGCTGGAAAACGTCTGGTTGTGGTGGATTATCGTAATGCCGATAAAAAGAATTATCCATCGTCTTTTATTAAATGTGCTGTCGAGCAAAATGGCTTAGCGGAAGAGTTGAAGTCATTGCTCCGTCAACCGATCACAATTAACAATAGTGGCTTGTACGACATTAAATTGGTTTTTGGTGCTGATGTCCAATAA
- a CDS encoding DUF1343 domain-containing protein gives MIKINWLGSLIVMCCIVGCDTPNTSPLKLGIDVLMESKLDLIKGKRVGVITNQTGVNSQGQHVIDLLFNAPDVQLAAIFAPEHGIRGDVEGGYQIDDQKDPKTGVPILSLYGATKKPTPEMLRNIDMLIFDIQDVGARFYTFISTMSLCMEAAAEQNIEFMVLDRPNPITGIIVEGPVLDLAYQSFVGIHPIALRHGMTIGELALLFNGEGWLANGVRAKLSVVPMENWKRDRWYGELNLRWIKPSPNMPSPTTALLYPGMGLLESCNISEGRGTTRPFEQIGAPWLDHITVARQLSAAQIRGIAIDTVSFIPVDMPGMAMNPKYEGQQCKGLSFTVTSPHQFEAVTMAVHLISIVKKLHPDRFQWNSTRAPLLMFGDASVVAAIDQGKDPDEIVQLWQGKLNEFRDLRAKYLLYE, from the coding sequence TTGATCAAAATAAACTGGCTCGGATCGCTGATTGTGATGTGCTGCATTGTTGGCTGCGATACTCCAAATACTTCCCCGCTCAAACTTGGCATCGATGTATTGATGGAGAGCAAACTGGATCTCATCAAAGGTAAACGCGTCGGAGTCATTACCAATCAGACCGGGGTCAATTCACAGGGACAGCATGTGATCGACCTGTTATTTAATGCGCCGGATGTTCAATTGGCCGCTATTTTTGCCCCAGAACATGGCATTCGTGGCGATGTCGAAGGTGGTTATCAGATCGATGATCAGAAAGATCCAAAAACTGGCGTTCCAATTTTGAGTCTCTACGGGGCTACCAAGAAACCGACTCCAGAGATGCTTCGAAACATCGATATGCTGATATTTGACATCCAGGACGTAGGTGCGCGATTTTATACCTTTATTTCCACTATGTCGTTGTGCATGGAAGCAGCGGCCGAGCAAAACATTGAATTCATGGTATTAGATCGGCCTAATCCCATCACTGGAATCATCGTTGAAGGACCAGTTTTGGATTTAGCCTATCAATCATTTGTCGGCATTCACCCCATTGCCCTGCGCCATGGAATGACCATTGGAGAACTGGCGCTGCTGTTCAATGGCGAGGGATGGCTGGCCAACGGGGTTAGGGCGAAGCTTTCCGTGGTCCCGATGGAAAATTGGAAACGAGACCGATGGTATGGGGAGCTGAATTTACGCTGGATAAAACCGTCGCCTAACATGCCGTCGCCTACGACTGCATTGCTGTATCCTGGTATGGGATTATTGGAGAGCTGTAATATTTCTGAGGGTCGTGGGACAACTAGGCCATTCGAACAGATCGGTGCACCGTGGCTTGATCACATAACGGTTGCCAGGCAACTCTCAGCCGCTCAGATTCGAGGTATTGCCATAGACACCGTCTCGTTTATTCCAGTCGATATGCCAGGCATGGCGATGAATCCCAAATATGAAGGCCAGCAGTGCAAAGGCTTGTCCTTCACTGTGACATCTCCACATCAATTTGAGGCTGTGACGATGGCAGTCCATTTAATTTCTATTGTAAAAAAGTTGCATCCCGATCGATTCCAGTGGAATTCCACTCGCGCTCCACTGCTCATGTTTGGAGATGCATCTGTCGTCGCTGCCATTGATCAGGGAAAAGATCCAGATGAGATTGTTCAATTGTGGCAGGGGAAGCTGAATGAGTTCCGAGATCTCCGTGCCAAATATCTGCTCTACGAATAG
- a CDS encoding class I SAM-dependent methyltransferase, whose protein sequence is MARCYERFRAVFPLCLILNAENRQLQSLIESIELSDKTVIDLGTGTGNALQFCEHALLSIGIDANRTMLDFARRKRSKSDFIQADVRFLPLKDGSVDLVVAVGISEYLSDLNPLFKEMVRILSKSGYCIFTFSPTGIMTNLRALFGHKIYPRNLDEIEKLALFWQLKSIKRGNTWMQRQILFQKIAPA, encoded by the coding sequence ATGGCGAGATGCTATGAGCGCTTTCGGGCTGTTTTTCCATTATGTCTGATTCTAAACGCTGAAAACCGCCAGCTTCAAAGTTTGATAGAATCAATCGAACTGTCAGACAAAACCGTCATCGATCTTGGCACAGGTACAGGAAATGCGCTTCAATTTTGCGAGCATGCCCTATTATCAATTGGTATCGATGCGAATCGGACCATGCTCGATTTTGCGCGACGAAAAAGGTCAAAGTCAGATTTCATTCAGGCAGATGTGCGATTCCTGCCGTTGAAAGATGGTTCAGTGGACCTGGTCGTGGCTGTGGGAATTAGCGAATATCTGAGCGATTTGAATCCTTTGTTCAAAGAAATGGTTCGAATCTTATCGAAGTCGGGATATTGCATTTTCACTTTTTCCCCCACTGGAATCATGACGAATTTGCGCGCGCTATTCGGTCACAAGATCTATCCCCGAAATCTTGATGAAATCGAAAAGCTAGCATTATTTTGGCAACTTAAAAGCATAAAGCGGGGGAACACATGGATGCAAAGACAGATTTTATTTCAAAAGATTGCCCCAGCATGA
- a CDS encoding tetratricopeptide repeat protein, which translates to MNLRFDELSLLHDIRDMVEADPHRFENIQNPAEFRREIRAKILPHYITPEFIRLTQEKLLNELLRTSRAGADQDALMTALVFLQSHTDLDLPLEDNPLWEIVFNLSIKDGLKFIDVLTVLMEGLDDLKISNPDLLTRPPIILQKTRQICQWPIFWKLLINHQEISPYEGIISAILRGDVVIEIYFDEVVHLPYFLYQLFKPNLNSVDFLSEAISDTDKERQAGELFQAILKSIEKDLPYILPSLIKRIRQIIKTTKTAEIKEELERSIHALRSPQEQLSSNIFLIALIAAKVSMKQYWENQRDQFFFMTILKDPLESKNYFDYGQILLKQKHYDNAYQLFQSAAEIDPHGFWGYWGLAIWYDRMKDFANAEQNYEKGLKIAQQLEVRHPNRYRRELFLIEEDLKRLKQKKLKLHVSLQPQIDLFSGIAPQVSQTKA; encoded by the coding sequence ATGAACTTAAGGTTCGATGAGCTTTCGCTGTTGCACGATATTCGCGATATGGTGGAAGCCGATCCCCATCGGTTTGAAAACATTCAGAACCCTGCCGAATTTCGACGGGAGATCCGCGCGAAAATCTTACCGCACTATATTACTCCCGAATTCATCCGACTTACCCAGGAGAAACTCTTAAATGAACTCTTGCGCACTTCGCGTGCTGGAGCGGACCAAGATGCATTGATGACCGCCTTAGTTTTTTTGCAGTCGCATACGGACCTCGATTTGCCGTTGGAGGACAATCCATTATGGGAAATTGTTTTTAATCTTTCGATCAAAGACGGCCTTAAATTTATTGACGTCCTCACCGTTCTGATGGAAGGACTTGATGATCTGAAAATCTCCAACCCAGATCTGCTCACGAGGCCGCCGATCATATTACAGAAGACGCGCCAGATTTGTCAATGGCCGATTTTTTGGAAGCTATTGATCAATCATCAAGAGATTTCTCCCTATGAAGGGATAATATCCGCGATCCTGAGAGGGGATGTGGTAATCGAGATTTATTTTGATGAGGTAGTCCATCTGCCGTATTTTCTGTATCAATTATTCAAACCCAATTTAAATAGCGTGGATTTCTTGTCCGAGGCGATATCGGACACTGACAAAGAGCGTCAAGCGGGCGAACTGTTTCAGGCCATTTTGAAGAGTATCGAGAAAGACCTTCCTTACATTTTGCCCAGCCTGATTAAGCGAATTCGACAGATCATCAAAACGACCAAGACCGCGGAAATCAAAGAGGAGCTGGAGCGATCTATCCATGCGCTAAGATCGCCGCAAGAACAATTATCGAGTAATATCTTTTTAATTGCCCTTATCGCTGCTAAGGTGAGCATGAAGCAATATTGGGAGAATCAGCGTGACCAATTTTTTTTCATGACGATTTTAAAAGACCCGTTAGAATCCAAAAACTATTTCGACTATGGGCAGATATTACTTAAGCAGAAGCACTACGACAATGCTTATCAGCTTTTTCAATCTGCCGCTGAGATCGATCCTCATGGCTTCTGGGGATACTGGGGACTGGCAATTTGGTATGATCGGATGAAAGATTTTGCTAATGCCGAGCAAAATTATGAGAAAGGGTTGAAAATCGCTCAGCAACTGGAAGTGCGGCACCCCAATCGCTATCGTCGTGAATTGTTTTTGATCGAAGAAGACCTTAAACGGCTAAAGCAGAAAAAACTCAAACTGCACGTGTCTTTGCAGCCACAAATTGACCTGTTTTCTGGCATTGCTCCTCAGGTATCACAGACGAAAGCGTGA
- a CDS encoding YCF48-related protein: MNKYAITLLLIMVAGTAVTGQEYWFWQNPLPQGNALNDVWILNANVFVAVGGVGTVIRTTNGGASWDVAHNVAGLTRDLNAIYFINQNVGWTAGVEGKVLKTTNGGLSWSLIATLTEVDFRGLFFHNSQDGWAVGVKENKGVLLSTWDGGINWKIEDNTNATILNWITFVNSNIGWAVGSSSNPSSDIILRTLDGGKTWTSSSSGVTSEIYRMYFVDNLHGWAVGKGLSSSSAIIMTNDGGETWTLQQNPLSNKFLWAVAFRDQNLGWIVGEGGSMLKTVNGGSTWNEVTNQARRNLKAVDFGDQNFVMAVGNAGIILKSLDDGTVWQEVSSGTTTWHFYGVDFTGPDIGWIVGPNKTILKSVNGGETWKPQASSAPQNLLDVFMINDQLGWTVGEWGVILKTTTGGENEDWVEQVSGTNYFLHSCYFLNDQEGWVCGGPVSADTSIILHTNDGGDHWIRQPCSANASLRAIFFLDSKHGWVVGENGNVARTNDGGTSWVPVATGRTEDFYSLYFLSDNVGWIGGRSILFTNDGGKTWEEQIGFSSIDQVRALRFITPLIGWAVIQGSAGALYKTMDGGLSWFKLNIGTENNLYDIDVVNDQMAWVVGTYSTILKTSNVVVPIQLANFTASWINGQVELDWSTASEVNSYGFEIQRQFNSHTNWTKIGFLKAQGTSSEVHHYSFIDQPQVGGKYRYRLKQLDLDGKFSFSSIREVIVPAKFALYQNSPNPFNPETEISYQIPYNQQVTLEIYNMMGQRVVTLVDYRQEEGYHKVIWNGRDESGRIVGSGVYFYRLKTENFEATRKLVFLR, translated from the coding sequence ATGAACAAATATGCGATCACGCTGTTGCTCATTATGGTGGCAGGGACCGCGGTGACTGGCCAGGAGTACTGGTTTTGGCAGAATCCTTTGCCACAGGGCAATGCACTGAATGATGTCTGGATCCTCAATGCGAATGTATTTGTGGCTGTGGGGGGGGTTGGCACTGTCATCAGGACTACCAATGGAGGGGCAAGCTGGGATGTTGCGCATAACGTTGCAGGGCTAACAAGGGATCTCAATGCGATTTATTTCATCAACCAGAACGTGGGTTGGACAGCCGGTGTCGAGGGCAAGGTGCTAAAAACTACCAATGGTGGATTATCCTGGAGTTTGATTGCAACGCTCACAGAGGTTGATTTTCGTGGGCTATTTTTTCACAATAGTCAAGATGGCTGGGCGGTTGGAGTCAAGGAGAATAAAGGAGTGTTGCTATCCACATGGGATGGGGGCATCAACTGGAAGATAGAGGATAACACCAATGCAACCATTCTAAATTGGATTACCTTTGTAAATTCTAACATTGGTTGGGCTGTTGGGAGTAGCAGCAATCCATCCAGTGATATCATTTTGCGCACTTTGGATGGCGGTAAGACCTGGACAAGTAGCTCCTCTGGCGTTACATCAGAGATCTATCGCATGTACTTTGTCGATAATCTACATGGCTGGGCTGTCGGCAAAGGATTATCTTCTTCCAGTGCGATTATCATGACCAACGATGGGGGGGAGACATGGACGTTGCAACAGAATCCATTGTCTAACAAATTTCTGTGGGCAGTAGCTTTTCGAGATCAGAACCTCGGATGGATTGTTGGCGAAGGCGGCTCGATGTTGAAAACGGTGAACGGCGGCAGCACCTGGAACGAGGTAACCAATCAAGCACGACGCAATCTCAAAGCCGTTGATTTCGGAGATCAGAATTTTGTGATGGCCGTAGGAAATGCCGGGATCATTCTAAAATCTTTGGATGATGGAACTGTTTGGCAAGAAGTGAGTAGTGGGACAACAACTTGGCATTTTTACGGTGTCGACTTTACCGGTCCAGACATCGGTTGGATCGTTGGCCCGAATAAGACGATCCTAAAAAGTGTGAACGGGGGAGAGACATGGAAGCCGCAGGCATCATCGGCGCCGCAGAACCTGTTGGACGTGTTCATGATCAATGATCAGCTTGGATGGACGGTTGGCGAGTGGGGCGTCATTTTGAAAACAACCACTGGTGGGGAGAATGAGGATTGGGTTGAACAAGTTTCCGGAACCAACTATTTTCTCCATAGTTGCTACTTCTTAAATGATCAAGAGGGCTGGGTTTGTGGAGGGCCAGTATCCGCCGATACATCCATCATTCTTCACACCAATGATGGGGGAGATCATTGGATACGACAGCCTTGCTCGGCAAATGCCTCACTTCGAGCAATTTTCTTCTTAGATAGCAAGCATGGCTGGGTGGTCGGTGAAAACGGCAACGTCGCCCGAACCAATGATGGCGGTACTTCCTGGGTACCAGTGGCTACAGGCCGAACGGAGGACTTTTATTCATTGTATTTCCTCAGCGATAATGTCGGTTGGATAGGCGGTCGTTCGATCCTGTTTACCAATGATGGCGGAAAGACATGGGAGGAACAAATCGGATTTTCCAGCATCGATCAGGTTCGCGCGCTTCGGTTCATTACCCCTTTGATCGGATGGGCAGTCATTCAGGGCAGCGCTGGCGCCCTTTATAAGACCATGGATGGTGGGCTCAGTTGGTTCAAGCTGAATATTGGAACTGAAAATAACCTGTATGATATCGATGTCGTGAATGATCAAATGGCTTGGGTAGTGGGAACCTACAGCACAATCTTGAAAACTTCTAATGTCGTTGTACCAATTCAATTGGCAAATTTCACTGCCAGTTGGATCAATGGGCAGGTCGAATTGGATTGGTCCACTGCTTCTGAAGTGAATAGTTATGGTTTCGAGATCCAGCGCCAATTCAATTCCCATACCAATTGGACCAAAATCGGGTTCCTGAAAGCCCAAGGGACAAGCTCAGAAGTCCACCACTATTCATTTATCGATCAGCCTCAGGTGGGAGGAAAATATCGCTATCGGTTGAAGCAGCTCGACTTGGATGGCAAATTCAGTTTCTCGTCAATCCGTGAGGTAATCGTGCCCGCTAAATTTGCGCTCTACCAGAATAGCCCCAATCCTTTTAACCCAGAGACTGAAATTAGCTATCAGATACCTTATAATCAGCAGGTAACGCTCGAAATTTATAATATGATGGGCCAACGAGTTGTCACCCTGGTTGATTACCGCCAAGAAGAGGGCTATCATAAAGTGATCTGGAATGGCAGAGATGAGTCCGGGCGAATAGTTGGTTCGGGCGTTTATTTTTATCGGCTCAAAACGGAGAATTTTGAGGCAACTCGGAAGTTGGTGTTCTTGAGATAA
- a CDS encoding transcriptional repressor, whose protein sequence is MEKYKQILSENGIKPTYQRIKILEYLDKNHTHPTVDMIYAALYKKVPTLSKTTVYNTLDVLRQHGLVDLLTITETEVRYEYILQPHHHFYCRQCGKIIDLDVTCIYQEEMCVAGHKIETIHGYFKGICSDCLMKNESANELARSES, encoded by the coding sequence ATGGAAAAATATAAGCAGATCCTCTCAGAGAATGGGATCAAACCGACCTACCAGCGCATTAAGATCTTAGAATATCTGGATAAAAATCACACTCATCCTACGGTCGATATGATCTACGCGGCGCTTTATAAGAAGGTCCCGACTTTGTCAAAGACCACGGTATATAATACGTTAGATGTGCTTCGTCAACATGGTTTGGTTGATTTGCTTACTATTACAGAAACGGAAGTGCGATATGAATATATTTTGCAGCCGCACCATCATTTTTATTGTAGACAATGTGGAAAAATCATCGATCTTGATGTGACGTGCATTTATCAAGAGGAAATGTGCGTAGCCGGGCATAAAATTGAGACCATCCATGGCTATTTCAAGGGAATTTGCAGCGATTGCTTGATGAAAAATGAATCAGCGAATGAATTGGCAAGGAGTGAGTCATGA
- a CDS encoding ferritin family protein — protein MKEQPVIDVIKGAILLERKGKAFYEVTAKNTQSDAVREIFETMAAEEQKHIEILSRHYEHLIRDGKLSSEDYDSTHGWVNAEVLTKKVRDQISAASYEAAAITAAMAMEENAVNFYSQRAQTTNQPLEKELFDWLSNWEKTHLQFLSALDNELKQSVWYDNRFWPMA, from the coding sequence ATGAAAGAGCAGCCAGTTATAGATGTGATTAAAGGCGCAATTTTGTTGGAGCGCAAGGGAAAAGCGTTTTATGAGGTGACTGCCAAAAACACGCAAAGCGATGCTGTGCGAGAGATATTTGAGACGATGGCGGCAGAGGAGCAAAAGCACATAGAAATTTTGTCGCGGCATTATGAACATTTGATCCGAGATGGCAAGCTCAGCAGCGAAGATTATGACAGCACCCATGGTTGGGTTAACGCTGAAGTGTTGACGAAAAAGGTGCGCGACCAGATCTCGGCTGCAAGCTACGAAGCAGCCGCGATTACTGCTGCCATGGCAATGGAGGAGAATGCGGTCAATTTCTACTCGCAGCGCGCGCAGACTACAAATCAGCCTCTCGAGAAAGAGCTTTTCGATTGGCTATCCAATTGGGAGAAAACCCATTTGCAATTTTTGAGCGCTCTTGATAATGAACTAAAACAAAGCGTTTGGTATGATAATCGATTTTGGCCGATGGCTTAA
- a CDS encoding rubrerythrin family protein: protein MRKMTEKSLAEAFAGESMAHMKYLAFSEIAETEGYPNIAKLFKAISYAEQVHAINHAKNLGYLGKTEENLQTGINGENFEVEEMYPAYDAVAKLQDEKGAQRSIYYAIEAEKIHSAYYQEAKEKVRQGKDFEFHTIYICPVCGYTQIDGSLPDKCPVCGVAASKFKKF from the coding sequence ATGAGGAAGATGACTGAAAAATCATTAGCAGAAGCATTTGCAGGAGAGTCCATGGCTCACATGAAATACCTGGCGTTTAGCGAGATTGCGGAAACGGAAGGGTATCCCAATATTGCTAAATTGTTCAAAGCAATTTCTTACGCGGAACAGGTTCATGCGATCAACCATGCCAAGAATCTGGGTTATCTAGGCAAGACCGAGGAGAATCTTCAAACAGGGATCAATGGTGAAAATTTTGAGGTCGAAGAGATGTATCCTGCTTATGATGCAGTGGCCAAGTTGCAGGATGAGAAAGGGGCCCAGCGATCGATTTACTATGCCATAGAAGCCGAGAAAATCCATTCTGCTTATTATCAAGAGGCCAAGGAAAAGGTAAGACAAGGCAAGGATTTTGAGTTTCACACGATTTATATTTGCCCTGTCTGCGGCTATACCCAGATCGATGGTAGCTTGCCCGATAAGTGTCCAGTTTGTGGCGTCGCCGCCAGCAAGTTTAAAAAGTTCTAA
- a CDS encoding glutathione peroxidase encodes MKSIYDFVVKDIDGNEVKLEQFKGKVMLIVNVASKCGFTPQYEGLQKLYMQYKDKGLVVLGFPANNFLNQEPGSNEEIKQFCSLNYNVTFPMFSKISVKGKDIAPLYQFLTSKETNPEFAGDISWNFNKFLVDRSGKIVARFGSRSRPESDELVQAIESALGQ; translated from the coding sequence ATGAAGTCGATCTATGATTTTGTCGTGAAGGATATTGATGGCAATGAAGTAAAGTTGGAGCAATTCAAAGGCAAGGTCATGTTGATTGTGAATGTTGCCAGCAAGTGTGGTTTTACTCCGCAATACGAAGGGCTTCAGAAGCTTTATATGCAATATAAAGACAAAGGCCTGGTGGTATTGGGATTTCCAGCAAATAATTTTTTAAATCAAGAGCCTGGATCGAACGAAGAGATCAAACAATTTTGCAGTTTGAACTATAACGTCACCTTTCCGATGTTCTCAAAAATCTCCGTAAAAGGGAAGGACATTGCTCCTCTCTATCAATTCCTCACATCGAAAGAGACCAATCCTGAATTCGCAGGTGATATAAGCTGGAATTTTAATAAGTTTTTGGTCGATCGATCGGGGAAAATTGTTGCGAGGTTTGGCTCTCGTTCCAGACCGGAAAGTGATGAACTCGTCCAGGCGATTGAAAGCGCCCTAGGCCAGTAG
- a CDS encoding dodecin family protein: MIHMMEVVGISKESYSHAVKSAITKLQENGQKLYWFEIVEQRGAVKNSEVEFQAKLKVAVEGN; this comes from the coding sequence ATGATTCACATGATGGAAGTGGTCGGAATTTCCAAAGAAAGTTATTCACATGCAGTGAAAAGTGCTATAACGAAATTGCAAGAAAATGGACAGAAACTTTATTGGTTTGAGATCGTTGAACAGCGTGGTGCTGTGAAAAACAGTGAGGTTGAGTTCCAAGCAAAATTGAAGGTCGCAGTTGAAGGAAATTAA